One Setaria viridis chromosome 7, Setaria_viridis_v4.0, whole genome shotgun sequence genomic region harbors:
- the LOC117862756 gene encoding uncharacterized membrane protein At1g16860 isoform X1 translates to MLPGGGGGAGDDRKRRGATTDEEDATSASAASLNDLCAGAGAGAAPPPFPRAAAWAVAALLAVGLGVGALVLAVVRSAALLVVAVLLSAAVAAFLAWNAAAAASGRALRRFVDGLPASSLRVAADGQLVKITGFVSCGDISLISSYEKVENCVYTSTLLRKCATWGSIVLNPWNRCSKWKLTHAERFAADFYITDAKSGKRALVKAGHHSKVVPLIDENLLVTTSRDTELSSTLKYWLDERKLSSEEAQLIRLEEGYIREGMRLSVIGMLSKKNGDAMILPPPEPLSTGCVLLSCLLPTYFDGIVLRLVDRSYFVPNPGVS, encoded by the exons ATGCTCccggggggaggaggcggcgccggcgatgacAGGAAGCGCCGTGGCGCCACcaccgacgaggaggacgccacctcggcgtcggcggcctccCTGAACGAcctctgcgccggcgccggcgcgggggcggcgcccccgccgttcccgagggcggcggcgtgggcggtcGCGGCGCTGCTCGCGGTGGGGCTCGGGGTCGGCGcgctcgtcctcgccgtcgtGCGCAGCGCCGCGCTGCTCGTGGTGGCGGTGCTCCTctcggcggccgtggccgcgtTCCTCGCGTGGAatgcggccgccgcggcgtcgggcCGCGCGCTGCGCCGGTTCGTCGACGGGCTCCCGGCCTCCAGCCTCCGCGTCGCGGCCGATGGCCAGCTCGTGAAGATCACCGGG TTTGTTTCATGTGGAGATATTTCACTGATCTCTTCATATGAGAAGGTTGAGAATTGTGTATACACATCTACTCTGTTAAGAAAATGTGCTACATGGGGTTCCATAGTACTAAATCCTTGGAATCGATGTTCCAAGTGGAAATTAACACATGCTGAG AGGTTTGCTGCTGATTTCTACATAACGGATGCAAAATCAGGTAAAAGAGCCTTGGTGAAAGCTGGCCATCACTCCAAGGTAGTGCCGCTGATCGATGAAAACCTTTTGGTGACAACAAGCAGAGACACAGAGCTATCTTCAACTTTGAAGTATTGGCTCGATGAAAGAAAACTTTCTTCTGAAGAAGCTCAGCTTATTCGTCTTGAGGAAGG GTATATCAGAGAAGGGATGCGGTTGAGCGTGATTGGAATGTTGAGCAAGAAGAATGGGGATGCCATGATACTTCCTCCGCCGGAACCGCTATCGACAGGCTGCGTGCTGCTGTCGTGTCTCCTCCCAACTTATTTTGACGGAATAGTACTGAGATTGGTCGACAGAAGTTACTTCGTGCCAAACCCTGGCGTCTCATGA
- the LOC117862637 gene encoding uncharacterized protein, with product MSAPRRHLATTTPSLRFLGLLKQPDDACVDVQELELDERDVVWSSSATSSSSTSAASSPSPTTSPSASLRRPISASSRYFPSGSVGLSALLAEDHRHAPTAPVAAAARPETRQRAPQPYHQSAPVAVPAWPKAMAGPEVAAGYDEDDDGEPVVPPHEVAARRAAAAASVMEGAGRTLKGRDLRRVRNAVWRTTGFLDL from the coding sequence ATgtccgcgccccgccgccacctggcCACCACCACCCCGTCGCTCCGCTTCCTCGGCCTGCTCAAGCAGCCCGACGACGCCTGCGTCGACGTCCAGGAGCTCGAGCTAGACGAGCGCGACGTCGTCTGGTCCTCCAGCGCGACCTCCTCATCTTCGAcctccgcggcctcctcgccgtcccCGACCACGTCCCCGTCCGCGAGCCTCCGGAGGCCCATATCGGCGTCGTCCCGCTACTTCCCGTCCGGCAGCGTCGGCCTGTCCGCGCTCCTCGCCGAGGACCACCGCCACGCGCCCACCGCgcccgtcgcggccgccgcgcgcccggaGACGAGGCAGCGCGCTCCGCAGCCGTACCACCAGTCGGCCCCCGTCGCCGTGCCGGCCTGGCCCAAGGCCATGGCGGGGCCGGAAGTTGCCGCGGGctacgacgaggacgacgacggcgagcccgTGGTGCCGCCGCACGAGGtggccgcgcggcgcgccgcggcggcggcgtcggtgaTGGAGGGCGCAGGGCGCACGCTCAAGGGGCGCGACCTCCGTCGCGTGCGCAACGCCGTGTGGCGCACCACCGGCTTCCTCGACCTGTGA
- the LOC117864283 gene encoding probable metal-nicotianamine transporter YSL9 encodes MKQERRRRQQPRPPPPHVELAAMAHARDGGGNEEAVCLDGDAETGARAAGRVPPWREQLTARGMVASLAVGAMYSVIVMKLGLTTGLVPTLNVSAALIAFVVLRGWTQALARLGVATRPFTRQENTVVQTCAVACYSIAVGGGFGSFLLGLNKKTYEMAGKETEGNVPGSYKEPGIGWMTGFLFAVSFIGIVALIPLRKIMIIDYKLTYPSGTATAVLINGFHTTHGDATAKQQVNGFTKYFAISFFWSFFQWFYSGGGNCGFSQFPTFGLRAWKQTFFFDFSLTYVGAGMICSHLVNLSLLLGAILSWGIMWPLISDLKGDWYPADVPESSMRSLQGYKAFICIALILGDGLYNFVKIVSFTVTSLIDRSRLKTAKKEEDIPVLDEIHRNEVFTRDSIPTWLAYSGYLALSIVAVFAIPLMFPEMKWYYVIIAYLLAPALGFCNAYGAGLTDINMAYNYGKVALFILAAWAGKDSGVVAGLVGCGLVKSLVSISADLMHDFKTGHLTLTSPRSMIIAQAIGTAMGCVIGPLTFFLFYKAFDIGNPYGYWKAPYALVYRNMAILGVQGFSALPQHCLQLCYGFFGFAVASNLMRDLLPPKYGKWVPLPMAMGVPFLVGASFAIDMCVGSLIVFTWHMIDRSKASLMVPAVASGLICGDGLWIFPESLLALAKISPPLCMAFRPTH; translated from the exons ATGAAGCAGGAGCGGCGAAGGAGGCAGCAaccaaggccgccgccgccgcacgtcgagctggcggcgatggcgcacgcgcgggacggcgggggCAACGAGGAGGCCGTCTGCCTGGACGGCGACGCCGAGACcggggcccgcgccgccgggcgcgTCCCGCCGTGGCGGGAGCAGCTCACGGCGCGCGGGATGGTGGCGAGCCTCGCCGTCGGCGCCATGTACAGCGTGATCGTCATGAAGCTGGGCCTCACCACGGGGCTCGTCCCCACGCTCAATGTCTCCGCCGCGCTCATCGCCTTCGTCGTCCTCCGCGGCTGGACGCAGGCGCTCGCCCGCCTCGGCGTTGCCACGCGCCCGTTCACGCGCCAGGAGAACACCGTCGTCCAGACCTGCGCCGTCGCCTGCTACAGCATCGCCGTCGGAG GTGGCTTTGGTTCCTTCTTGCTTGGTCTGAACAAGAAGACCTACGAGATGGCCGGGAAGGAGACGGAAGGCAACGTGCCGGGGAGCTACAAGGAGCCCGGCATTGGCTGGATGACCGGCTTCCTCTTCGCTGTCAGCTTCATCGGGATTGTTGCGCTGATCCCTCTCAGGAAG ATCATGATAATTGACTACAAATTAACTTACCCAAGTGGTACTGCAACGGCTGTGCTTATAAATGGATTCCACACAACTCATGGAGATGCAACAGCGAA GCAGCAAGTGAATGGGTTCACAAAATACTTTGCAATCAGCTTCTTCTGGAGCTTCTTCCAGTGGTTTTACTCAGGTGGAGGCAATTGTGGATTTTCACAGTTTCCCACTTTTGGACTAAGAGCTTGGAAACAAAC ATTTTTCTTCGATTTCAGCCTTACATATGTTGGGGCAGGGATGATTTGCTCCCACCTTGTTAATCTGTCTCTCCTTCTTGGTGCGATTCTCTCATGGGGAATAATGTGGCCACTGATCAGTGATTTGAAAGGGGATTGGTATCCTGCAGATGTGCCAGAAAGCAGCATGAGAAGCCTGCAAGGTTACAAG GCCTTCATCTGCATAGCGCTTATCTTAGGAGACGGTCTATACAATTTTGTTAAGATTGTATCATTCACTGTTACGAGTCTGATTGACAGATCAAGACTGAAGACTGCAAAGAAAG AGGAAGACATTCCAGTGCTTGATGAAATTCATCGCAATGAGGTTTTTACAAGAGACAGTATCCCCACTTGGCTAGCCTACTCTGGATATCTTGCATTATCAATCGTTGCTGTGTTTGCCATTCCCTTGATGTTCCCTGAGATGAAATGGTACTATGTTATCATAGCATACTTATTAGCTCCTGCATTGGGTTTCTGCAATGCCTATGGTGCTGGCCTTACTGATATCAACATGGCCTACAATTATGGAAAGGTTGCCCTGTTCATTCTTGCAGCTTGGGCTGGGAAGGACTCTGGTGTTGTTGCCGGCCTAGTGGGCTGTGGTTTGGTGAAATCATTAGTGTCAATATCCGCTGATCTGATGCATGACTTTAAGACTGGACATCTTACATTAACATCACCTAGATCAATGATTATTGCTCAGGCTATTGGCACTGCCATGGGCTGTGTCATTGGACCGCTGACATTCTTTCTGTTCTACAAGGCCTTTGATATCGGCAACCCTTATGGGTACTGGAAGGCACCATATGCTCTAGTCTACCGCAATATGGCAATTCTTGGTGTTCAGGGCTTCTCAGCTTTGCCCCAACATTGTTTGCAGCTGTGCTATGGATTCTTTGGATTTGCAGTGGCATCCAATCTGATGAGGGATCTCTTGCCACCAAAGTATGGCAAATGGGTTCCTCTACCCATGGCAATGGGGGTTCCCTTCCTAGTTGGTGCGAGCTTTGCCATCGACATGTGTGTTGGGAGCTTGATAGTATTCACCTGGCACATGATCGACAGAAGTAAAGCATCATTAATGGTGCCAGCAGTTGCATCTGGTTTGATATGTGGTGATGGGCTTTGGATTTTCCCTGAATCCTTGCTTGCCTTGGCCAAGATCAGTCCACCATTGTGCATGGCATTCAGGCCTACACACTAG
- the LOC117864383 gene encoding uncharacterized protein isoform X2, translating to MEGEGTNDGGWQTVGEKKHHGRPQQSEAWNGYRRPPSEQKYSEDVGQVHQGLNVEPTREELNSLSKACSRLWELDMNRLVPGKDYRIDCGEGKKVYQKGDMASESLFSWLGDDVLRKPTYSRFCALLDNYNPHQGYKEVVTQQDKHEEVAFIEEIARTAPIKYLHRYLVQKGAVSQDYEDFKRMLASLWFDLYGRGGTSCCSSAFEHVFVGEIKGRGQGESEVAGFHNWIQFYLEEAKGNVDYQGYIFPRRRGESPDSETQLLTVQFEWHGVLKSVSSTLIGVSPEFEVALYTLCFFVGGEDNRVDIGPYTVNIKCYRLGNKIGSAFPIAEN from the exons ATG GAAGGAGAGGGCACAAATGATGGAGGTTGGCAGACTGTCGGCGAGAAAAAGCACCATGGAAGACCACAGCAG TCTGAAGCATGGAATGGATACAGAAGGCCGCCATCAGAACAAAAATACTCTGAGGATGTTGGTCAGGTTCACCAAGGACTCAATGTGGAGCCTACCAGAGAAGAGCTGAATAGCTTATCCAAAGCATGTAGCAGACTGTGGGAGCTCGATATGAATCGCCTTGTTCCTGGTAAGGACTACAGAATCGACTGTGGTGAGGGGAAGAAAGTTTATCAGAAGGGTGATATGGCATCTGAAAGCTTGTTCAGCTGGCTAGGTGATGACGTGTTAAGAAAGCCCACCTACTCTCGTTTCTGCGCACTTCTTGATAACTATAACCCACACCAGGGGTACAAAGAAGTTGTTACCCAGCAGGATAAGCATGAAGAAGTAGCATTCATTGAAGAGATTGCCAGAACAGCACCAATTAAGTACTTACACCGGTACTTAGTGCAAAAGGGGGCTGTATCTCAGGACTACGAGGATTTCAAGAGAATGCTGGCATCCCTATGGTTTGATTTGTATGGAAGAGGTGGCACCTCTTGCTGCTCTTCTGCCTTTGAGCATGTGTTTGTTGGTGAGATCAAAGGACGGGGACAAGGAGAGAGTGAGGTCGCAGGCTTCCACAACTGGATTCAG TTTTACCTAGAAGAAGCCAAGGGAAATGTGGACTACCAAGGTTATATATTCCCAAGACGTCGTGGTGAATCG CCTGATTCAGAAACACAGCTGCTGACTGTTCAGTTTGAGTGGCACGGTGTGCTGAAATCAGTATCCAGCACATTGATTGGTGTCAGTCCAGAGTTTGAGGTTGCACTCTACACATTGTGCTTCTTTGTTGGAGGGGAAGATAACCGTGTTGATATCGGCCCGTACACTGTGAACATCAAGTGCTATCGGTTGGGGAACAAGATTGGGTCTGCCTTTCCCATTGCAGAGAATTAA
- the LOC117864383 gene encoding uncharacterized protein isoform X1 yields MEGLIKGLAHVAIDAVRDRGRGGGGDEDDEAPRRGAPQRADPDADGEEGRDERSRSTWAEVVSEQKDGGPDDGRRDHRNSGRDQRHHERRDEEGWERVGGRNQQHPAGRQNQYDGDDRRDGDCQRPQKQQQAPGYRRQEQEGEGTNDGGWQTVGEKKHHGRPQQSEAWNGYRRPPSEQKYSEDVGQVHQGLNVEPTREELNSLSKACSRLWELDMNRLVPGKDYRIDCGEGKKVYQKGDMASESLFSWLGDDVLRKPTYSRFCALLDNYNPHQGYKEVVTQQDKHEEVAFIEEIARTAPIKYLHRYLVQKGAVSQDYEDFKRMLASLWFDLYGRGGTSCCSSAFEHVFVGEIKGRGQGESEVAGFHNWIQFYLEEAKGNVDYQGYIFPRRRGESPDSETQLLTVQFEWHGVLKSVSSTLIGVSPEFEVALYTLCFFVGGEDNRVDIGPYTVNIKCYRLGNKIGSAFPIAEN; encoded by the exons ATGGAGGGTCTCATCAAGGGGTTGGCCCACGTGGCGATCGACGCCGTGCGGGAtcggggccgcggcggcggcggcgacgaagacgacgaggCGCCGAGGAGGGGGGCGCCCCAACGCGCCGACCCGGACGCCGACGGGGAGGAGGGCCGCGACGAGCGGTCGCGGTCCACGTGGGCCGAG GTCGTCTCCGAGCAGAAGGACGGCGGGCCGGACGACGGGCGCCGCGACCATCGGAATTCGGGGCGG GACCAGAGGCATCATGAGAGGAGGGATGAGGAGGGTTGGGAGCGGGTCGGCGGCCGGAACCAGCAGCACCCCGCAGGCCGGCAGAACCAG TACGACGGTGACGACAGGAGGGATGGGGACTGCCAGCGGCCGCAGAAACAGCAGCAGGCACCAGGATACAGGAGGCAGGAACAg GAAGGAGAGGGCACAAATGATGGAGGTTGGCAGACTGTCGGCGAGAAAAAGCACCATGGAAGACCACAGCAG TCTGAAGCATGGAATGGATACAGAAGGCCGCCATCAGAACAAAAATACTCTGAGGATGTTGGTCAGGTTCACCAAGGACTCAATGTGGAGCCTACCAGAGAAGAGCTGAATAGCTTATCCAAAGCATGTAGCAGACTGTGGGAGCTCGATATGAATCGCCTTGTTCCTGGTAAGGACTACAGAATCGACTGTGGTGAGGGGAAGAAAGTTTATCAGAAGGGTGATATGGCATCTGAAAGCTTGTTCAGCTGGCTAGGTGATGACGTGTTAAGAAAGCCCACCTACTCTCGTTTCTGCGCACTTCTTGATAACTATAACCCACACCAGGGGTACAAAGAAGTTGTTACCCAGCAGGATAAGCATGAAGAAGTAGCATTCATTGAAGAGATTGCCAGAACAGCACCAATTAAGTACTTACACCGGTACTTAGTGCAAAAGGGGGCTGTATCTCAGGACTACGAGGATTTCAAGAGAATGCTGGCATCCCTATGGTTTGATTTGTATGGAAGAGGTGGCACCTCTTGCTGCTCTTCTGCCTTTGAGCATGTGTTTGTTGGTGAGATCAAAGGACGGGGACAAGGAGAGAGTGAGGTCGCAGGCTTCCACAACTGGATTCAG TTTTACCTAGAAGAAGCCAAGGGAAATGTGGACTACCAAGGTTATATATTCCCAAGACGTCGTGGTGAATCG CCTGATTCAGAAACACAGCTGCTGACTGTTCAGTTTGAGTGGCACGGTGTGCTGAAATCAGTATCCAGCACATTGATTGGTGTCAGTCCAGAGTTTGAGGTTGCACTCTACACATTGTGCTTCTTTGTTGGAGGGGAAGATAACCGTGTTGATATCGGCCCGTACACTGTGAACATCAAGTGCTATCGGTTGGGGAACAAGATTGGGTCTGCCTTTCCCATTGCAGAGAATTAA
- the LOC117862756 gene encoding uncharacterized membrane protein At1g16860 isoform X2: protein MLPGGGGGAGDDRKRRGATTDEEDATSASAASLNDLCAGAGAGAAPPPFPRAAAWAVAALLAVGLGVGALVLAVVRSAALLVVAVLLSAAVAAFLAWNAAAAASGRALRRFVDGLPASSLRVAADGQLVKITGFVSCGDISLISSYEKVENCVYTSTLLRKCATWGSIVLNPWNRCSKWKLTHAERFAADFYITDAKSGKRALVKAGHHSKVVPLIDENLLVTTSRDTELSSTLKYWLDERKLSSEEAQLIRLEEGEGMRLSVIGMLSKKNGDAMILPPPEPLSTGCVLLSCLLPTYFDGIVLRLVDRSYFVPNPGVS from the exons ATGCTCccggggggaggaggcggcgccggcgatgacAGGAAGCGCCGTGGCGCCACcaccgacgaggaggacgccacctcggcgtcggcggcctccCTGAACGAcctctgcgccggcgccggcgcgggggcggcgcccccgccgttcccgagggcggcggcgtgggcggtcGCGGCGCTGCTCGCGGTGGGGCTCGGGGTCGGCGcgctcgtcctcgccgtcgtGCGCAGCGCCGCGCTGCTCGTGGTGGCGGTGCTCCTctcggcggccgtggccgcgtTCCTCGCGTGGAatgcggccgccgcggcgtcgggcCGCGCGCTGCGCCGGTTCGTCGACGGGCTCCCGGCCTCCAGCCTCCGCGTCGCGGCCGATGGCCAGCTCGTGAAGATCACCGGG TTTGTTTCATGTGGAGATATTTCACTGATCTCTTCATATGAGAAGGTTGAGAATTGTGTATACACATCTACTCTGTTAAGAAAATGTGCTACATGGGGTTCCATAGTACTAAATCCTTGGAATCGATGTTCCAAGTGGAAATTAACACATGCTGAG AGGTTTGCTGCTGATTTCTACATAACGGATGCAAAATCAGGTAAAAGAGCCTTGGTGAAAGCTGGCCATCACTCCAAGGTAGTGCCGCTGATCGATGAAAACCTTTTGGTGACAACAAGCAGAGACACAGAGCTATCTTCAACTTTGAAGTATTGGCTCGATGAAAGAAAACTTTCTTCTGAAGAAGCTCAGCTTATTCGTCTTGAGGAAGG AGAAGGGATGCGGTTGAGCGTGATTGGAATGTTGAGCAAGAAGAATGGGGATGCCATGATACTTCCTCCGCCGGAACCGCTATCGACAGGCTGCGTGCTGCTGTCGTGTCTCCTCCCAACTTATTTTGACGGAATAGTACTGAGATTGGTCGACAGAAGTTACTTCGTGCCAAACCCTGGCGTCTCATGA
- the LOC117865424 gene encoding probable metal-nicotianamine transporter YSL16: MEQHRAAPPGAQEIEKTPSGRAAPLDMESEPAAARAAERVPPWREQITARGMVAALLLGFVFTVITMKLSLTTGLNTTMNVSAALLAFLTLRGWTRALERLGIASRPFTRQENTVVQTTIVACYTIGYGGGFGSFLLGMNKKTYELSGETTPGNVPGSYKEPAIGWMTGFLLAVSFVGLLTLLPLRKVLVIDYKLTYPSGTATAVLINGFHTPQGDKNAKKQMRGFLKYFGMSFLWSFFQWFYTAGEACGFVQFPTFGLKAWKQTFFFDFSLTYVGAGMICSHLVNVSLLLGAILSWGVMWPLISKQKGNWYSAKASESSMTSIYGYKAFLCIALLVGDGLYNFVKVILISVKNVRERSRRKSLNRVADADTMALDDLQRDEVFNRDNIPAWLAYAGYALLSIIAVIIIPIMFRQVRWYYVIVAYLMAPALGFCNAYGTGLTDMNMGYNYGKIALFILSAWAGKDNGVIAGLVGCGLVKQLVLISADLMHDFKTGHLTLTSPRSMLVGQAVGTLMGCVLAPLTFMLFYKAFDVGNPDGYWKAPYALIYRNMAILGVEGFAALPKHCLQLCAAFFAFAVAANLARDLLPRRLARFVPLPMAMAVPFLVGASFAIDMCVGSLVVFVWHKLDSKKAALMVPAVASGLICGDGIWTFPSSLLALAKVKPPICMKFTSGS; encoded by the exons atggaGCAGcaccgcgcggcgccgccgggcgcgcagGAGATCGAGAAGACGCCCTCcgggcgcgccgcgccgctggaCATGGAGTCggagcccgcggcggcgcgcgcggcggagcgCGTCCCGCCGTGGCGCGAGCAGATCACCGCGCGCGGGATGGTGGCCGCGCTGCTTCTCGGCTTCGTCTTCACCGTGATCACCATGAAGCTCAGCCTCACCACGGGGCTCAACACCACCATGAACGTCtccgccgcgctgctcgcctTCCTGACGCTCCGGGGCTGGACGCGCGCCCTCGAGCGCCTCGGCATTGCCTCCCGCCCCTTCACCCGCCAGGAGAACACCGTCGTCCAGACCACCATCGTCGCCTGCTACACCATCGGATACGGCG GTGGGTTCGGGTCTTTCTTGCTGGGCATGAACAAGAAGACGTACGAGCTCTCCGGGGAGACCACGCCGGGCAACGTGCCTGGGAGCTACAAGGAGCCCGCCATCGGCTGGATGACGGGATTCCTCCTCGCCGTCAGCTTCGTGGGGCTCCTCACCTTGCTTCCACTCAGAAAG GTGCTCGTGATCGACTATAAACTAACTTATCCAAGTGGGACTGCTACTGCGGTTCTCATCAACGGTTTCCACACACCTCAGGGAGACAAGAATGCAAA AAAGCAAATGCGTGGATTCCTCAAGTACTTCGGGATGAGCTTCCTTTGGAGCTTCTTCCAATGGTTCTacaccgccggcgaggcctgCGGATTCGTTCAGTTCCCTACTTTTGGGCTCAAAGCTTGGAAGCAAAC GTTTTTCTTCGACTTCAGTCTGACGTATGTTGGCGCCGGGATGATCTGCTCGCACCTTGTCAACGTCTCGCTGCTCTTGGGCGCAATCCTTTCCTGGGGCGTGATGTGGCCACTCATCAGCAAGCAGAAGGGCAACTGGTACTCTGCCAAGGCGTCCGAGAGTAGCATGACAAGCATCTACGGCTACAAG GCCTTCCTCTGCATTGCTCTGCTGGTCGGAGACGGCCTCTACAACTTCGTCAAAGTAATTCTAATCTCTGTCAAGAACGTACGCGAGAGATCACGTCGCAAGAGCCTGAACAGAG TGGCGGACGCGGACACCATGGCGCTGGACGACCTGCAGCGCGACGAGGTGTTCAACAGGGACAACATCCCGGCCTGGTTGGCCTACGCGGGTTACGCCCTGCTCAGCATCATCGCGGTGATCATCATCCCGATCATGTTCCGGCAGGTGAGATGGTACTACGTGATCGTGGCGTACCTGATGGCGCCGGCGCTAGGGTTCTGCAACGCCTACGGCACGGGCCTGACGGACATGAACATGGGGTACAACTACGGCAAGATCGCGCTCTTCATCCTGTCGGCGTGGGCGGGGAAGGACAACGGCGTGATCGCCGGCCTCGTCGGCTGCGGCCTGGTGAAGCAGCTCGTGCTCATCTCCGCCGACCTCATGCACGACTTCAAGACGGGCCACCTGACGCTGACCTCGCCGCGGTCGATGCTGGTCGGGCAGGCCGTCGGCACGCTGATGGGGTGCGTCCTGGCGCCACTCACCTTCATGCTCTTCTACAAGGCGTTCGACGTGGGGAACCCCGACGGGTACTGGAAGGCCCCCTACGCGCTCATCTACCGGAACATGGCCATCCTCGGCGTGGAGGGGTTCGCGGCACTGCCAAAGCACTGCCTGCAGCTGTGCGCGGCGTTCTTCGCGTTCGCGGTGGCGGCGAACCTGGCGCGGGACCTCCTGCCGCGCCGGCTCGCGCGGTTCGTGCCGCTGCCGATGGCCATGGCCGTGCCCTTCCTCGTGGGCGCCAGCTTCGCTATCGACATGTGCGTGGGGAGCCTCGTGGTGTTCGTGTGGCACAAGCTCGACAGCAAGAAGGCCGCGCTGATGGTGCCCGCCGTCGCGTCCGGGCTCATCTGCGGCGACGGGATCTGGACGTTCCCGTCGTCGCTGCTCGCGCTGGCCAAGGTCAAGCCGCCCATCTGCATGAAGTTCACGTCGGGAAGCTAG
- the LOC117863067 gene encoding homeobox-leucine zipper protein HOX22: MDRPDHHQHQFYMPLPVQQQQQQLCAPMMDEQASFLAARGGGGRGGSGGTVAGKGKGERKRRFTEEQIRSLESMFHAHQAKLEPREKVELARELGLQPRQVAIWFQNKRARWRSKQLEHDYAALRAKFDALHARVEFLKQEKLALTTQLHELSERLREREDRAGSGVAATASSSSCNGGGVVGEEAEDDKRNVVLGCVDMEPPESCVLGGACATPADVSVESECDDHHHHLDYDDGFPESFCATPELWEPWPLVEWNAVA; the protein is encoded by the exons ATGGACAGGCCAGATCACCACCAGCACCAGTTCTACATGCCGCTGccggtgcagcagcagcagcagcagctgtgcGCGCCCATGATGGACGAGCAGGCGTCGTTCTtggcggcgaggggcggcggcggaagaggaGGAAGTGGTGGAACGGTggcggggaaggggaagggggagAGGAAGCGGCGGTTCACGGAGGAGCAGATACGGTCGCTGGAGTCCATGTTCCACGCgcaccaagccaagctggagcccCGGGAGAAGGTGGAGCTGGCGCGGGAGCTGGGCCTGCAGCCGCGCCAGGTGGCCATCTGGTTCCAGAACAAGCGCGCCCGGTGGCGCTCCAAGCAGCTCGAGCACGACTACGCCGCGCTCCGCGCCAAGTTCGACGCCCTCCACGCCCGCGTCGAGTTCCTCAAGCAGGAGAAGCTCGCCCTCACCACACAG TTGCACGAGCTAAGCGAGAGGCTGAGGGAGCGGGAGGACcgggccggcagcggcgtcgcggcgacggccagcagcagcagctgcaacggcggcggcgtggtagGTGAGGAGGCAGAGGACGACAAGAGGAACGTCGTCCTCGGGTGCGTCGACATGGAGCCGCCCGAGAGCTGCGTGCTTGGCGGGGCGTGCGCGACGCCGGCGGACGTCTCGGTGGAGTCCGAgtgcgacgaccaccaccaccacctcgacTACGACGACGGGTTCCCGGAGTCCTTCTGCGCCACGCCTGAGCTGTGGGAGCCCTGGCCGCTCGTGGAGTGGAATGCGGTCGCCTGA